Proteins encoded by one window of Erwinia pyrifoliae DSM 12163:
- the fabV gene encoding enoyl-ACP reductase FabV, with translation MIIKPRIRGFICVTAHPAGCKANVEKQIEYVTAQGAITSGPKKVLVIGASTGYGLAARISAAFGCAADTLGVFFERPGEANKPATAGWYNSAAFEELATAKGLYAKSINGDAYSDAVKQKTIELIKQDLGQVDLVVYSLAAPRRTHPKTGEVFNSTLKPIGKPLTTRGLNTDKETITDVSLEPASQKEIDGTVAVMGGEDWQMWIDALLEAGVLAEGAKTTAFTYLGEKITHDIYWNGSIGEAKKDLDKRVLAIRDTLAAHGNGDARVSVLKAVVTQASSAIPVMPLYLSLLFKVMKEKGTHEGCIEQVYGLFKDSLYNAAPIVDETGRLRADYKELQPEVQDEVSALWPTVTNENLNQLTDFVGYKTEFMHLFGFGQDGVDYEADVNPDVKIKNLVQM, from the coding sequence ATGATTATTAAACCACGCATCCGTGGCTTCATCTGTGTTACTGCCCATCCGGCGGGTTGTAAAGCTAACGTGGAAAAACAGATCGAATACGTCACTGCTCAGGGCGCGATTACCTCCGGCCCGAAAAAAGTGCTGGTGATCGGTGCCTCTACGGGGTACGGACTGGCTGCCCGTATCTCTGCCGCATTTGGTTGCGCTGCAGACACGCTGGGCGTGTTCTTTGAGCGCCCGGGCGAAGCGAACAAACCGGCGACCGCTGGCTGGTATAATTCTGCTGCGTTTGAAGAGCTGGCAACGGCAAAAGGACTGTATGCGAAAAGCATTAACGGCGACGCTTATTCCGATGCGGTTAAGCAAAAGACGATAGAACTGATCAAACAGGATCTCGGCCAGGTTGACCTGGTGGTTTACAGCCTGGCTGCACCGCGCCGCACCCATCCGAAAACCGGAGAAGTGTTCAACTCTACGCTGAAGCCGATTGGCAAACCGCTGACCACACGCGGTCTGAACACCGACAAAGAGACCATTACTGACGTCTCGCTGGAACCCGCTTCACAGAAAGAGATCGACGGCACCGTCGCGGTAATGGGCGGTGAAGACTGGCAGATGTGGATTGATGCATTGCTGGAAGCCGGCGTGCTGGCGGAAGGGGCTAAGACCACCGCCTTCACCTATCTGGGTGAGAAGATTACGCACGATATCTACTGGAACGGTTCAATCGGTGAAGCGAAAAAGGATCTGGATAAGCGTGTTCTGGCCATTCGTGACACCCTGGCCGCACACGGCAACGGCGACGCCCGCGTTTCCGTGCTGAAAGCGGTCGTCACTCAGGCAAGCTCGGCGATCCCGGTGATGCCACTCTATCTCTCCCTTTTGTTCAAGGTAATGAAAGAGAAAGGCACCCACGAGGGCTGCATTGAGCAGGTATACGGCTTGTTCAAAGACAGCCTGTACAACGCCGCGCCGATTGTTGATGAAACCGGTCGCCTGCGCGCGGACTATAAAGAGTTACAGCCAGAAGTTCAGGATGAAGTCTCGGCACTGTGGCCAACCGTGACCAATGAAAACCTGAACCAGCTGACCGACTTTGTCGGTTATAAAACCGAATTTATGCATCTGTTTGGCTTCGGGCAGGACGGTGTGGACTATGAAGCGGATGTTAATCCGGACGTAAAAATCAAAAATTTGGTGCAGATGTAA
- a CDS encoding Glu/Leu/Phe/Val family dehydrogenase has translation MEKLSYVSDGSKTAWSTYLQQIDRVAPHLGELSRWIDTLRHPKRALIVDIPLQMDDGTIRHFEGFRVQHNLSRGPGKGGVRYHPNVDLNEVMALSAWMTIKCAAVNLPYGGAKGGIRVDPFSLSDGELERLTRRYTSEIGLIIGPQKDIPAPDVGTNAKVMAWMMDTYSMNHGTTITGVVTGKPIHLGGSLGREKATGRGVFITGREVARRNGINIEGAKVAVQGFGNVGSEAARLFCAAGARVIAIQDHSTTLFNPNGIDLVSLGEWQSANKKIAGFSGAREIDDEAFWDVEMDILIPAALEGQITPQRAEKLHCRLVLEGANGPTFPEADDVLTSRGVTVVPDVICNAGGVTVSYFEWVQDMASFFWSEDEINERMDKIMTEAMIHVWDKAHEKSCSLRTAAYIVACERILMARKDRGIYPG, from the coding sequence ATGGAAAAGCTTTCTTACGTTTCTGATGGCAGCAAAACGGCCTGGTCAACCTATCTGCAACAGATCGATCGCGTTGCGCCACATCTGGGCGAGTTGTCTCGCTGGATAGATACTCTGCGTCATCCCAAGCGTGCGCTCATTGTGGATATTCCTCTGCAAATGGACGATGGCACTATTCGTCACTTTGAAGGTTTTCGCGTTCAACACAATTTGTCGCGAGGCCCGGGAAAAGGAGGTGTTCGCTACCATCCCAACGTTGATCTAAACGAAGTGATGGCGCTATCTGCCTGGATGACCATAAAATGTGCGGCAGTTAATCTGCCCTACGGCGGGGCGAAAGGCGGTATTCGGGTCGACCCCTTCAGCCTGTCTGATGGTGAACTTGAGCGCCTGACGCGCCGCTATACCAGCGAAATCGGCCTGATTATCGGCCCGCAAAAAGATATCCCCGCACCGGACGTTGGCACCAATGCTAAAGTGATGGCGTGGATGATGGATACCTACTCAATGAACCACGGCACCACCATCACCGGCGTGGTTACCGGCAAGCCGATTCACCTCGGCGGTTCATTAGGGCGTGAAAAAGCGACCGGACGCGGCGTATTTATTACCGGCCGTGAAGTGGCACGCCGCAACGGTATTAATATTGAAGGCGCGAAAGTTGCGGTACAGGGCTTCGGCAACGTAGGCAGCGAGGCCGCTCGCCTGTTTTGTGCCGCCGGTGCGCGGGTGATTGCCATCCAGGATCACAGCACCACGCTGTTTAACCCCAACGGAATCGATCTGGTGTCGTTGGGAGAATGGCAGAGCGCCAATAAGAAGATTGCCGGTTTCAGCGGCGCGCGTGAGATTGATGACGAAGCGTTCTGGGATGTGGAAATGGACATTTTGATCCCGGCGGCGCTGGAAGGCCAGATTACCCCGCAGCGTGCGGAAAAGCTGCACTGCCGTCTGGTTTTGGAAGGGGCTAACGGCCCAACATTCCCGGAAGCCGACGACGTGCTCACTTCACGCGGCGTAACCGTCGTACCGGACGTCATTTGTAATGCTGGTGGTGTCACCGTCAGTTACTTCGAATGGGTACAGGATATGGCCAGCTTCTTCTGGAGCGAAGACGAGATCAACGAGCGCATGGATAAAATCATGACCGAGGCGATGATTCACGTCTGGGATAAGGCGCATGAGAAAAGCTGCAGTCTGCGCACCGCCGCCTATATTGTGGCATGCGAGCGCATTCTGATGGCGCGTAAAGACCGGGGGATATACCCGGGATGA
- a CDS encoding glycosyltransferase — MGNSPLEFHLASKEISDNNRTASHLTNAIAGCHTEIRPPNENTFANGIPAVIHFTWEGDDISAEDLANILLNTKMAPDFRVYIWTTRSESILSTLDKMNNSETNSQYRYLARNFGPSISVKNTRLLYDNLVTKLDVSNEVFNENISLAGYLSSVFFREINGTYKNLAAASDIARSVLMYVEGGCYMDVDIICTSLNKLKSVKIPDGFLQGVTHSKRCSNSFLISLPQSAISREILEAINYNLRLADNLITSEGKELMLQWVKKRSIEYYRINGTLEWTGPYVYHEKVSRRLRLLVETRYRTSGSVKSIFPPDVKDFNRMTTSEIKELFRIRGKDELLFFNTVPGFDGSGSWIDLDDSKIKATEI; from the coding sequence ATGGGAAATTCCCCGCTCGAATTTCATTTAGCATCCAAAGAAATATCTGATAATAACAGAACGGCAAGTCATCTCACAAATGCTATCGCTGGTTGCCACACTGAAATAAGGCCTCCCAATGAAAACACTTTCGCCAATGGAATCCCCGCTGTGATACATTTCACATGGGAAGGAGATGACATTTCAGCAGAAGATCTGGCTAATATTCTATTAAACACGAAGATGGCCCCCGATTTTCGAGTATATATCTGGACAACGAGGTCAGAGTCAATATTATCAACTTTAGATAAAATGAATAATTCTGAAACTAATTCCCAATACAGATATCTCGCAAGGAATTTCGGTCCATCAATCTCAGTAAAAAACACCAGATTGTTATATGACAACCTGGTAACGAAGTTGGACGTAAGCAATGAAGTATTTAATGAAAATATATCATTAGCTGGTTATCTCTCTTCAGTTTTTTTTAGAGAAATAAATGGCACTTACAAAAACCTTGCGGCCGCAAGTGATATAGCTCGGTCAGTGTTGATGTATGTGGAAGGGGGTTGTTATATGGATGTCGATATTATCTGCACTTCTTTAAACAAACTCAAATCCGTTAAAATACCCGATGGATTTTTACAAGGGGTAACTCATAGTAAGCGTTGTAGTAATTCTTTTTTAATCTCTTTGCCTCAGTCAGCTATTTCACGGGAAATTCTGGAAGCTATTAATTATAATTTACGATTAGCCGATAACCTAATTACCAGCGAGGGTAAGGAGCTTATGCTTCAATGGGTCAAAAAAAGAAGTATCGAATACTATCGCATAAATGGCACCTTGGAGTGGACGGGGCCTTACGTGTATCATGAGAAAGTGAGTAGAAGATTACGTCTCCTTGTCGAAACTAGATACAGAACGAGTGGATCGGTAAAAAGCATTTTCCCTCCTGATGTAAAAGATTTTAACAGGATGACTACATCTGAAATAAAAGAATTATTCCGCATAAGGGGAAAGGATGAATTATTATTTTTTAATACGGTACCAGGTTTCGATGGTTCAGGTAGCTGGATTGATTTAGACGATAGTAAAATAAAAGCCACTGAAATTTAA
- the hpxO gene encoding FAD-dependent urate hydroxylase HpxO, whose protein sequence is MKAMIIGAGIGGMCTAIALRRCGIECDVFEAVKEIKPVGAAISIWPNGVKCLNYLGMKEALRAIGGTMDYMAYRDFRSADTLTQFSLAPLVQHSGERPYPVVRSELQAMLLDTFGRSRVQFGKRICRVAQNGDGVTAFFEDCSEAHGDLLIACDGTHSVVRKTVLGFSPDRRYAGYVNWNGLVEIDPSLAPVNQWTTFVGEGKRVSLMPVAGNRFYFFFDVPLPKGLAEDRSSIRADLTRYFAGWAAPVQRLIAQLDPDITNRVEIHDIEPFAPLVKGRIALLGDAAHSTTPDIGQGGCAAMEDAVVLAMALQSNSLGIEDALLRYQSQRAGRVKDLVLKARKRCDITHAKDAALTAEWYAGLKQESGERIIGGMCETIQGGPLP, encoded by the coding sequence ATGAAAGCAATGATTATCGGTGCCGGTATCGGCGGAATGTGCACGGCCATTGCCCTGCGTCGTTGTGGAATTGAGTGCGACGTGTTTGAGGCGGTCAAAGAGATCAAACCGGTAGGTGCCGCCATCTCCATCTGGCCAAACGGGGTTAAATGCCTTAATTATCTTGGAATGAAAGAGGCGCTGCGCGCTATTGGCGGCACGATGGATTACATGGCCTACCGGGATTTCCGCAGCGCGGACACCCTGACGCAGTTCAGTCTCGCTCCTTTGGTACAGCATTCAGGCGAGCGTCCCTACCCGGTGGTGCGATCCGAATTACAGGCAATGCTGCTGGACACCTTTGGCCGCAGCCGGGTTCAGTTTGGCAAACGGATCTGCCGCGTGGCGCAGAACGGTGACGGTGTAACTGCTTTCTTCGAGGATTGCAGCGAGGCTCACGGCGATCTGCTGATCGCCTGTGACGGCACGCACTCGGTGGTACGCAAAACGGTGCTCGGCTTTTCTCCGGATCGCCGCTATGCCGGCTACGTCAACTGGAACGGACTGGTAGAGATTGACCCGTCGCTGGCTCCGGTTAATCAATGGACCACCTTCGTTGGCGAAGGGAAACGCGTGTCGCTGATGCCGGTTGCCGGCAATCGCTTCTATTTCTTCTTTGACGTCCCGCTGCCGAAAGGCCTGGCGGAAGACCGCAGCTCGATCCGCGCCGATTTAACCCGCTACTTTGCGGGCTGGGCCGCCCCAGTGCAACGGCTGATTGCGCAGCTGGATCCGGATATCACCAACCGCGTGGAAATTCACGATATCGAGCCATTTGCACCGCTGGTGAAGGGCCGTATCGCATTACTGGGCGATGCCGCACACAGCACCACGCCGGATATTGGTCAAGGCGGCTGCGCGGCCATGGAGGATGCGGTAGTGCTGGCGATGGCGTTGCAAAGCAATTCGCTGGGCATTGAGGATGCACTACTGCGTTACCAGTCTCAACGCGCCGGGCGGGTTAAGGATCTGGTGCTGAAAGCGCGTAAACGCTGTGATATTACCCATGCAAAAGATGCCGCGCTCACCGCCGAATGGTACGCCGGGCTGAAACAAGAGAGCGGAGAACGCATTATCGGCGGAATGTGTGAAACCATTCAGGGCGGCCCGCTGCCCTGA
- the dcp gene encoding peptidyl-dipeptidase Dcp: MRITPLVLAIGMALTAGAQAAESKQESRQMQSKQSHPFSQASALPFQAPPFDKIKNADYRPALVAAIADKRAEIERIANNPAPPDFANTYQALEQSGQKLQRVYSVFSAMTASNTSDELQALDEEMSPALAALKDDIMLNAKLFARLDSVYQQRQQLQLDAESLRLVEVTWQAFVLAGARLNDADKTQLKALNQESATLSTRFSNRLLAATKAGGALYHNPQQLAGLSQDELTAAADAAQARGLKNQWLLTLQNTTQQPDLQVLSDRAARKTLFDASWTRAEKSDGNDTREVIIRLAQVRAQQAKLLGFDSYAAWKLQDQMAKTPQAALEFMRKIVPAATARAQREADDIQAVIDRQKGGFAVAPWDWQFYAEQVRRAKYDLDESEIKPYFELNNVLENGVFYAATRLYGITFKPRPDLPVYQPDVKVYEVLDKDGTPLALFYADWFKRDNKGGGAWMGNFVDQSTLLGSKPVIYNVANFSKPAAGQPALLSWDDVITLFHEFGHALNGMFADQRYPSLSGTATPRDFVEFPSQFNEHWASNPQVFSHFARHYQTGEPMPTTLRDKMLRASQFNKGYEMSELLAAALLDQHWHALSAGQPLQQVDSFEQAALKQEKIGLPAVPPRYRSSYFQHIWGSGYAAGYYAYLWTQMLADDGFAWFDEHGGLTRENGQLFRDKVLSRGNSEDLKQLYRDWRGRDAEIDSMLSDRGLQ; encoded by the coding sequence ATGAGAATAACACCGTTAGTCTTGGCCATCGGTATGGCACTTACCGCCGGCGCACAGGCGGCAGAATCAAAACAGGAGAGCCGCCAGATGCAGTCAAAACAGAGTCATCCCTTCAGTCAGGCCAGTGCACTGCCGTTTCAGGCTCCGCCATTCGACAAGATAAAAAACGCCGATTACCGCCCGGCGCTTGTCGCGGCCATCGCTGATAAGCGCGCTGAAATTGAACGTATAGCCAATAATCCTGCCCCGCCAGACTTCGCCAACACCTATCAGGCGCTGGAGCAGAGCGGGCAGAAACTACAGCGCGTCTACAGTGTTTTCAGCGCGATGACGGCAAGTAATACCAGCGATGAGCTACAGGCTCTGGACGAAGAGATGTCACCTGCATTGGCGGCGCTGAAGGATGATATTATGCTGAACGCCAAACTTTTCGCCCGGCTGGACAGCGTGTACCAGCAACGCCAGCAGCTCCAGCTGGACGCAGAGTCGCTGCGTCTGGTGGAGGTCACCTGGCAGGCGTTCGTGCTGGCCGGAGCGCGCCTCAATGACGCAGACAAGACGCAACTGAAAGCGCTCAATCAGGAGTCAGCAACCCTCAGCACCCGCTTTAGCAATCGCCTGCTGGCGGCGACCAAAGCCGGAGGCGCGCTGTACCACAATCCGCAGCAGCTGGCCGGTCTAAGTCAGGACGAACTGACCGCCGCCGCAGATGCGGCCCAGGCTCGGGGACTGAAAAACCAGTGGTTGCTGACGTTGCAGAACACCACCCAACAGCCTGATTTGCAGGTATTAAGCGATCGCGCAGCACGTAAGACTCTGTTTGACGCCAGCTGGACGCGCGCAGAGAAATCAGACGGTAACGACACGCGTGAAGTGATTATACGCCTTGCGCAGGTGCGGGCGCAGCAGGCCAAATTGCTGGGCTTCGACAGTTATGCGGCCTGGAAACTCCAGGATCAGATGGCAAAAACGCCACAGGCAGCGCTGGAATTTATGCGCAAAATTGTTCCGGCTGCCACCGCTCGCGCGCAGCGTGAAGCGGACGATATACAGGCGGTTATCGATCGGCAGAAAGGCGGTTTTGCTGTTGCCCCGTGGGACTGGCAGTTCTATGCCGAACAGGTGCGGCGGGCGAAATACGACCTTGATGAATCAGAAATCAAGCCCTATTTCGAGTTGAACAACGTGCTGGAGAACGGGGTTTTTTATGCCGCCACACGGCTGTACGGCATCACCTTTAAACCGCGCCCCGATCTGCCGGTATATCAGCCGGACGTCAAGGTCTATGAGGTGCTTGATAAAGACGGTACTCCGCTGGCGCTGTTCTATGCCGACTGGTTTAAGCGCGACAATAAAGGCGGCGGGGCGTGGATGGGCAACTTCGTTGACCAGTCAACGCTGCTGGGCAGTAAGCCGGTTATTTATAACGTCGCCAACTTCAGCAAACCTGCAGCTGGCCAGCCGGCTCTGCTGTCGTGGGATGATGTCATTACTCTGTTCCACGAATTCGGCCATGCGCTGAACGGGATGTTCGCCGACCAGCGTTACCCGAGCCTGTCCGGTACGGCCACCCCGCGTGACTTTGTTGAATTCCCGTCACAGTTCAACGAGCACTGGGCCAGTAACCCGCAGGTGTTTAGCCACTTTGCCCGTCATTATCAGACAGGAGAGCCGATGCCCACCACGCTGCGCGACAAAATGTTGCGCGCCAGCCAATTCAATAAAGGTTACGAGATGAGCGAACTGCTGGCCGCAGCATTGCTCGATCAACACTGGCACGCTCTCAGTGCCGGGCAGCCTTTACAGCAGGTCGATAGCTTCGAGCAGGCTGCCTTGAAGCAGGAGAAGATCGGTTTGCCAGCGGTACCGCCGCGCTATCGCTCCAGTTACTTCCAGCATATCTGGGGCAGCGGCTATGCCGCAGGTTATTACGCCTATCTGTGGACCCAGATGCTCGCCGACGACGGTTTTGCCTGGTTTGATGAGCACGGTGGCTTGACGCGGGAAAACGGTCAGCTTTTCCGTGACAAAGTGTTGTCACGCGGTAACAGCGAAGATCTTAAGCAGCTTTATCGCGACTGGCGCGGCCGCGATGCGGAAATCGATTCGATGTTGTCTGACCGTGGGCTTCAATAA
- the guaD gene encoding guanine deaminase, whose amino-acid sequence MSVSYTRAIRASFFDITHTVDNPLNLAEAARYLEDGLLLLDEGHIVSLSEWEAGRQLLRPGETILDYRGRLIVPGFIDSHIHYPQTEMIGAYGEQLLQWLNRYTFPVEGQYRCADHSAKMSAFFLEQLLSNGTTTALVFGTVHPQSVDALFAAAEKLGMRLIAGKVMMDRNAPEELTETPEQSYQQTRDLIERWHNKGRLNYALTPRFAPTSSPQLLEKVQQLRSEYPDVWLHTHLSENPQEVAWVKALFPQHDGYLDVYHHYQLTGKRSLFAHCLHLENREWQCLHDTASAVAFCPTSNLFLGSGLFNLQRCWQQGVKLGLGTDVGAGTSFSMLQTMGEAYKVGQLRGYKLAACEAFYHATLGGAQALDLDRYIGNFASGKEADFVVLDPQVTALQQMRFANSRDIWEKLFLLMTLGDDRNIAATWVNGRCVWQRANVEQSA is encoded by the coding sequence ATGTCAGTGAGCTATACGCGCGCCATCCGTGCCAGTTTCTTTGATATCACCCATACGGTTGACAACCCGCTCAACCTGGCTGAAGCCGCGCGCTACCTCGAAGACGGACTGCTGCTGCTGGATGAGGGGCACATTGTCTCGCTCTCAGAATGGGAGGCGGGCCGGCAGCTGTTAAGGCCGGGCGAGACTATCCTTGATTATCGCGGCCGGTTAATTGTACCGGGCTTTATCGATAGCCATATTCACTATCCGCAAACTGAAATGATTGGTGCTTACGGCGAGCAGCTTCTGCAATGGCTTAACCGTTATACCTTCCCGGTGGAAGGGCAGTACCGTTGTGCAGACCATTCGGCAAAGATGTCGGCGTTCTTCCTGGAACAGCTGCTGAGCAACGGCACCACTACCGCGCTGGTATTTGGCACCGTCCATCCGCAGTCGGTTGACGCACTGTTTGCGGCGGCAGAAAAACTGGGGATGCGGCTGATTGCCGGTAAGGTGATGATGGATCGCAATGCGCCAGAAGAACTGACTGAAACCCCGGAGCAGAGTTACCAGCAAACGCGGGATCTGATAGAACGCTGGCATAACAAAGGGCGTCTGAACTACGCGCTGACGCCACGCTTTGCTCCGACTTCTTCGCCACAGCTGCTGGAAAAAGTGCAGCAGTTACGCAGCGAGTACCCTGATGTCTGGTTACATACCCACCTGAGCGAAAATCCGCAGGAGGTCGCCTGGGTTAAAGCGCTGTTCCCGCAGCATGACGGCTATCTGGACGTCTACCACCATTATCAGCTCACCGGTAAACGCAGCCTGTTTGCCCACTGCCTGCATCTGGAAAACAGAGAATGGCAATGCCTGCACGATACTGCGTCGGCGGTCGCCTTCTGTCCAACCTCAAACCTGTTCCTCGGCAGCGGTTTATTCAATCTTCAGCGCTGCTGGCAGCAGGGCGTCAAGCTGGGACTGGGTACTGACGTGGGGGCGGGCACCAGTTTTAGCATGTTGCAAACCATGGGGGAAGCCTACAAAGTTGGCCAGCTGCGCGGCTATAAGCTGGCCGCCTGTGAAGCTTTCTATCACGCAACGCTCGGCGGAGCGCAGGCGTTGGATCTCGACCGCTACATCGGTAATTTTGCCAGCGGCAAAGAGGCGGATTTCGTGGTGTTGGACCCGCAAGTCACGGCGTTACAACAGATGCGCTTCGCCAACAGCCGCGATATTTGGGAAAAACTGTTTCTGCTGATGACGCTGGGCGACGACCGCAATATCGCCGCTACCTGGGTAAATGGTCGCTGCGTGTGGCAGCGCGCAAACGTGGAGCAGTCGGCATAA
- the ydfG gene encoding bifunctional NADP-dependent 3-hydroxy acid dehydrogenase/3-hydroxypropionate dehydrogenase YdfG: MIVFITGATAGFGQSIARRFVAMGHQVIATGRRQERLDALKQELGASLYPLVLDVRDRSGIETALNSLPAEWRNIDVLVNNAGLALGIEPAQQASLQDWEDMIDTNNKGLVYMTHAILPGMIARNVGHIINMGSIAGSWPYPGGNVYGATKAFVRQFSFNLRTDLHGTALRVTDIEPGLVGGTEFSHIRFKGDDARADNVYQGVEALTAEDVTEAVWWVATLPGHVNINALEMMPVGQSQAGLRVHKIA; the protein is encoded by the coding sequence ATGATCGTATTTATTACCGGCGCGACAGCCGGTTTTGGTCAAAGCATCGCCCGCCGCTTTGTCGCCATGGGCCATCAGGTTATTGCCACCGGTCGCCGTCAGGAGCGGCTGGATGCCCTGAAGCAGGAACTGGGCGCCAGCCTGTACCCCCTGGTGCTGGATGTGCGCGACCGCAGTGGGATCGAAACAGCCCTGAACAGCCTGCCGGCGGAGTGGCGCAATATCGATGTACTGGTCAATAACGCCGGACTGGCTTTGGGGATTGAACCCGCGCAGCAGGCCAGCCTGCAAGACTGGGAGGATATGATCGACACCAACAATAAAGGCCTGGTGTATATGACACACGCTATCCTGCCTGGCATGATAGCGCGGAACGTCGGGCACATCATTAATATGGGTTCCATTGCCGGTAGCTGGCCCTATCCGGGTGGCAATGTCTACGGTGCAACCAAAGCATTTGTCCGTCAGTTCAGCTTCAACCTGCGTACTGACCTGCACGGCACCGCGCTGCGCGTCACCGATATTGAACCAGGTCTGGTAGGCGGTACCGAGTTTTCTCATATTCGTTTCAAGGGCGACGATGCGCGTGCTGACAATGTCTATCAAGGCGTTGAGGCTTTAACGGCAGAAGATGTCACCGAAGCCGTCTGGTGGGTGGCTACCTTGCCTGGGCACGTTAATATCAATGCGCTTGAGATGATGCCGGTTGGGCAGAGCCAGGCGGGCCTGCGCGTGCACAAAATCGCGTAA
- a CDS encoding DUF1283 family protein has product MKTLQQRLAQATLPLVVLAALFTVAHGAHAQTERLIIENGDNSLSKEQAREQKEQWDATHSLRGKVNNRVEKQFDKVDRAFDTQDGCEKSLNLNAYWEPNTLRCLDRRTGRQVTP; this is encoded by the coding sequence ATGAAGACATTGCAACAACGCCTGGCTCAGGCCACGCTACCGCTGGTGGTGCTGGCCGCGCTGTTTACCGTGGCACACGGCGCACATGCACAAACTGAGCGTTTGATCATTGAAAATGGTGATAACTCGTTGAGCAAAGAACAGGCTCGCGAGCAAAAAGAGCAGTGGGATGCTACCCATAGCCTGCGCGGCAAGGTCAATAACCGCGTTGAGAAGCAGTTCGATAAAGTTGATCGTGCCTTCGATACCCAGGACGGCTGCGAGAAAAGCCTGAACCTTAACGCTTACTGGGAACCCAACACCCTGCGTTGCCTGGATCGTCGTACCGGCCGCCAGGTCACCCCATAA
- a CDS encoding DUF1161 domain-containing protein, with product MMKGFKWALSALLVVTPLAATASCESVKADINQKIISNGVPASGFSLDIVPNDQVDQAGGQVVGHCESDTHKIVYKHVSGAAENDASASTGTSRDSSQ from the coding sequence ATGATGAAAGGTTTTAAATGGGCTTTATCTGCACTGCTGGTTGTCACGCCGCTTGCAGCAACGGCATCGTGCGAGTCGGTGAAAGCGGATATTAACCAGAAAATCATCAGCAATGGCGTACCCGCCTCGGGGTTTAGTCTGGACATTGTGCCGAATGACCAGGTCGACCAGGCGGGCGGTCAGGTCGTAGGCCACTGTGAAAGTGATACCCATAAAATCGTTTATAAGCACGTGAGCGGTGCAGCTGAAAATGATGCGTCAGCCAGCACGGGAACCTCGCGGGATAGCTCACAATAG